A region from the Prochlorococcus marinus XMU1408 genome encodes:
- a CDS encoding cupin domain-containing protein, with amino-acid sequence MAISVTSPCPESTVDELGIKNWPIWTCDASSFDWTYDDKETCLLLEGEVTVTPEGGDPVKFGAGDLVVFPAGMDCRWDVHKAVRKHYRFGD; translated from the coding sequence TTGGCTATATCAGTCACCTCTCCTTGTCCTGAGAGTACTGTTGATGAATTGGGAATTAAAAACTGGCCAATCTGGACGTGTGATGCCAGCTCTTTTGATTGGACATATGACGATAAGGAGACTTGTTTATTACTTGAGGGTGAAGTCACAGTTACTCCTGAGGGAGGAGATCCTGTGAAGTTTGGTGCAGGTGATTTAGTTGTCTTCCCCGCAGGAATGGACTGTAGATGGGATGTTCATAAGGCGGTCCGCAAGCATTATCGTTTTGGTGATTGA
- a CDS encoding tetratricopeptide repeat protein, whose protein sequence is MKLRNTAIALGIGAATAAGLSLLQVNRDLVVGSTAVVVGAGLMISLKDKNDINLKARNYEYFFNSAQDKFELADYEEAILDYNKALELSPTEICLVYSMRGNAKRNSGDFDGAISDQNKALNFDPLYADGYFNRGIAKFKKGDFDGAIQDYSQVLKINPKDSDALFNRANVKKEIEDMKGACEDWRTAADLGDDDAKKFLRENCE, encoded by the coding sequence ATGAAACTCCGCAACACCGCTATTGCTTTAGGAATTGGTGCCGCAACTGCTGCAGGTTTATCGCTGCTGCAAGTTAATAGGGATCTTGTTGTTGGATCTACTGCTGTAGTTGTCGGTGCAGGATTAATGATTTCTTTAAAAGACAAGAACGATATAAATTTAAAAGCAAGAAACTATGAATATTTTTTTAATAGCGCACAAGATAAATTTGAACTTGCAGATTATGAAGAGGCAATACTCGATTACAACAAAGCATTGGAACTTTCACCTACTGAGATTTGCCTTGTCTACTCAATGCGTGGAAATGCAAAACGTAATTCAGGTGATTTTGATGGCGCAATCTCTGATCAAAATAAGGCATTAAATTTTGATCCTTTATATGCCGATGGATATTTCAATAGAGGTATTGCCAAATTTAAGAAAGGAGATTTTGATGGTGCAATTCAAGACTATTCGCAAGTTCTAAAAATCAACCCAAAAGATTCAGATGCATTGTTTAATCGTGCCAATGTAAAAAAAGAAATTGAAGATATGAAAGGTGCATGCGAAGACTGGAGAACAGCAGCTGATCTTGGGGATGACGATGCTAAAAAATTCTTAAGGGAGAATTGTGAATGA
- a CDS encoding thermonuclease family protein — MPKNKLNSEQRFIRNLLIGFFSALFIVFVLAMTALFQTLTTYPSASDLPSVTIQSCYDGDTCTTTEGEKIRLACIDTPELRGKKTDLIPAKAARDYLNELVAGSTVTIRRITEDRYGRTVAELSKGPMNIQEHLVEKGFASIFERYSSQCEWSMN; from the coding sequence ATGCCAAAGAACAAACTCAACTCCGAACAGCGCTTCATTAGGAATCTTCTTATTGGATTTTTCTCAGCATTATTCATTGTCTTTGTATTAGCGATGACTGCGCTGTTCCAGACACTGACTACTTATCCCAGTGCTTCTGATCTGCCAAGCGTCACGATTCAAAGCTGTTATGACGGCGATACTTGCACAACGACAGAAGGAGAAAAGATCAGACTTGCTTGTATTGATACTCCTGAATTGAGAGGCAAGAAAACTGATCTAATTCCTGCCAAAGCAGCAAGAGACTATCTCAATGAATTAGTTGCTGGATCAACAGTAACCATTCGGCGTATCACGGAAGATCGATATGGAAGAACAGTCGCAGAGTTATCGAAAGGTCCTATGAATATTCAAGAACACCTAGTTGAAAAAGGCTTTGCGAGTATCTTTGAAAGGTATTCAAGTCAATGTGAGTGGAGCATGAATTAA